The proteins below come from a single Chryseobacterium bernardetii genomic window:
- a CDS encoding carboxylesterase family protein: protein MNSQHRETVVLNTKFGTITAFKENGIIRAKSIRYARSERFQKPVPVDHFIFDSRFKDKTPVCPQKLSPLVEKMIGITPVEEFEPEESTQYLSVTRPENIPDNERLPVVVWVHGGSHEIGCGDLPTADPAEWVKEQHIIVVTVSYRLGLFGFLGGNEKRPPNLGLLDMIEALKWIKTNITDFGGDPGNITLLGQSSGGDAIAHLMISEGVDDLFQRVIIQSAPLGLRYKRQKMSAEFLKKTEGIKDETDVYKMMDDYGRFVPSVMKYGLKAAMPFGTQYGFTPLCSEEESVEKWKVNAKKYDVLIGLNNDETAFYLKTSEALNKYFGKGLGLRIMDKTVQKTTEFIYGSPARQFAENHAKGGGNAYLFRIHSKLKENAIGAPHCIDLPLIFGNESAWKSSEMLKNIPWERIHEHGTKLRALWAEFARTGNISDQSERPEILKIEKIESP, encoded by the coding sequence ATGAACTCACAGCATAGAGAAACGGTGGTTCTCAATACCAAATTCGGAACAATTACAGCATTTAAAGAAAACGGGATCATCAGGGCAAAAAGTATTCGGTATGCCCGTTCAGAAAGATTTCAAAAACCTGTTCCTGTAGATCATTTTATTTTTGACAGCAGGTTTAAGGATAAAACTCCGGTTTGTCCACAGAAGCTAAGTCCGCTTGTAGAAAAAATGATTGGTATAACTCCTGTTGAAGAATTTGAACCTGAAGAATCCACACAATATCTTTCTGTTACCCGTCCTGAAAATATACCTGATAATGAGAGGCTTCCGGTAGTGGTATGGGTTCACGGTGGTTCCCATGAAATTGGGTGTGGTGATCTTCCCACTGCAGATCCTGCTGAATGGGTGAAAGAGCAGCACATTATTGTGGTGACGGTTTCCTATCGCCTGGGACTCTTTGGTTTTTTAGGAGGTAATGAAAAAAGACCACCTAATCTAGGGCTACTGGATATGATTGAAGCATTGAAATGGATCAAAACCAATATTACAGATTTTGGAGGAGATCCTGGAAATATTACCCTGCTTGGTCAGTCTTCTGGTGGTGATGCAATTGCCCATCTAATGATCTCAGAAGGTGTTGATGACCTGTTCCAGCGGGTAATTATTCAGAGTGCACCGTTGGGATTACGCTATAAAAGACAGAAAATGTCAGCCGAGTTTCTGAAGAAAACAGAAGGGATTAAAGATGAGACTGATGTTTATAAGATGATGGATGATTACGGAAGATTTGTTCCTTCTGTTATGAAATACGGTTTGAAAGCTGCGATGCCTTTTGGTACCCAATATGGATTTACACCTTTATGTAGCGAAGAGGAATCTGTTGAAAAATGGAAAGTAAATGCAAAAAAATATGATGTATTGATTGGCTTGAATAATGATGAAACAGCATTTTATCTCAAAACTTCAGAAGCTTTAAATAAATATTTCGGGAAAGGTCTTGGGTTGAGAATTATGGATAAAACGGTTCAGAAAACTACAGAATTTATCTATGGATCACCAGCCAGACAATTTGCAGAAAATCATGCAAAAGGCGGTGGTAATGCCTATTTATTCAGAATACATTCTAAACTGAAAGAAAATGCTATTGGAGCACCGCATTGCATTGACCTTCCTTTAATTTTCGGTAACGAATCTGCCTGGAAATCCTCCGAAATGTTGAAAAATATTCCCTGGGAACGTATTCATGAGCATGGAACAAAGCTCAGGGCCCTTTGGGCAGAATTTGCGAGAACCGGAAACATTTCAGATCAGTCTGAGCGGCCGGAAATCCTTAAAATAGAAAAAATAGAATCACCTTAA
- a CDS encoding cell wall anchor protein → MKTQLFSLALLVSSFTFAQSWNLNGNTGTNPSNNFIGTTDNQPLVLKSNNNAGLRLLPAGDVRVGLNDVDTASPAELRVYNSESTLVEVANSLGRFQIAKAGCDGCYSEKAGDTVLRNLGKTHNIILSLPNDNNDGTSYIGINDGARGTWIKFFNNGIARFDGKINAKEVEVKANVWADYVFKKEYQLRSLEDVEKHIIEKGHLPNIPTAQEVLENGINLAEMNSKLLEKIEELTLYSIEQNKKLKSQAEEIKILKKQSKELQELKYQVQQLLSTKK, encoded by the coding sequence ATGAAAACACAATTATTCTCGTTGGCATTATTAGTGTCATCATTTACATTTGCGCAATCATGGAATTTAAACGGAAATACAGGAACTAACCCATCCAATAATTTTATTGGGACTACGGATAATCAACCTTTAGTGTTAAAGTCTAATAATAATGCAGGGCTTCGTTTATTGCCAGCGGGAGATGTAAGAGTAGGCTTAAATGATGTTGACACAGCTTCTCCGGCAGAACTAAGAGTTTATAATAGTGAAAGTACTCTTGTTGAAGTTGCCAATTCATTGGGAAGATTTCAAATTGCGAAGGCTGGATGTGATGGTTGCTACTCGGAAAAAGCTGGAGATACTGTGCTTAGAAACTTAGGAAAAACCCATAATATCATACTTTCTCTTCCCAACGATAATAATGACGGTACATCTTATATTGGTATTAATGATGGCGCTCGTGGTACATGGATTAAATTTTTCAATAACGGAATTGCAAGATTTGATGGCAAAATAAATGCTAAAGAAGTTGAAGTAAAAGCTAATGTATGGGCTGATTATGTATTTAAAAAAGAATATCAGCTGAGATCTTTAGAGGATGTTGAAAAACATATTATTGAAAAAGGGCATTTGCCTAATATTCCTACTGCTCAGGAAGTGCTTGAAAATGGAATTAATCTTGCTGAGATGAATTCTAAGCTGCTTGAGAAGATTGAAGAATTAACACTGTACTCTATTGAACAAAATAAGAAATTAAAGTCTCAAGCAGAAGAAATTAAGATATTAAAGAAACAATCCAAAGAGCTTCAGGAACTGAAATATCAAGTTCAACAATTATTATCCACTAAAAAATAA